One window from the genome of Leptospira broomii serovar Hurstbridge str. 5399 encodes:
- a CDS encoding NAD(P)-dependent oxidoreductase: MKVSSSETIPVPLPLLYYPEGTAGAGFIFANFRKLETRSYRKNDLESVAKEGPEILIANTRLPINSETFLRFPSVKIFATVSSGTDHVNVSDLKKAGRIFLNSPGCNAGSVGEYCWVGIRSFFSTEDLRKKKIGLVGFGNTGKAFAKILSSYGIGFVYSDPYIKEASVSLSEVCDCEIISFHVPLTFETPYPTSGMFTKTEAIRLQSGALVLNTSRGEILNREAFEEIISREDISKVIDVFDPEPPKGDLIRKLSQCSNSIFTPHIAGYSQLGRLLGTYRLAEKLCILYKDGPLPPIENFLIADSDWKTETFLEKEDGLLREAWSLGDWEYFERRRNDYPIRLDMGLV, translated from the coding sequence ATGAAAGTCTCTTCCTCGGAAACTATCCCGGTGCCACTTCCTTTACTATATTATCCTGAAGGGACCGCCGGAGCAGGATTCATTTTTGCGAATTTCCGGAAATTGGAAACACGTTCTTATAGGAAGAACGATCTGGAGTCGGTGGCTAAGGAAGGACCTGAAATTTTGATCGCAAACACTCGTCTCCCGATCAATTCGGAAACCTTTCTTAGGTTTCCGAGCGTTAAGATTTTTGCGACGGTGAGCTCCGGCACTGATCATGTGAATGTGTCCGATTTGAAAAAGGCGGGCCGAATATTCCTAAACTCACCCGGATGTAACGCGGGATCGGTTGGCGAATATTGTTGGGTAGGGATTCGATCCTTTTTCTCAACGGAAGATTTGAGAAAAAAAAAGATCGGCCTAGTCGGATTCGGAAATACGGGTAAAGCGTTTGCAAAGATTCTTTCTTCTTACGGAATCGGATTCGTTTATAGTGATCCGTATATCAAAGAAGCGTCCGTTTCGCTAAGCGAAGTATGCGATTGTGAAATAATAAGTTTCCATGTTCCTTTGACTTTCGAAACTCCTTATCCGACATCGGGAATGTTTACGAAGACGGAAGCAATCCGATTACAAAGCGGAGCTTTAGTTTTGAATACCAGTCGCGGAGAAATTTTGAATCGGGAAGCTTTCGAGGAAATTATTTCCCGCGAAGATATCTCGAAAGTGATCGACGTCTTTGATCCGGAGCCTCCGAAAGGAGATCTCATTCGAAAACTTTCACAATGCTCGAATTCCATTTTCACTCCGCATATCGCAGGCTATAGTCAGCTCGGTCGATTACTCGGTACTTATAGATTGGCGGAAAAACTTTGCATTTTGTACAAAGACGGTCCGCTTCCTCCGATAGAAAACTTTCTTATTGCTGATAGTGATTGGAAGACCGAAACTTTTCTGGAAAAGGAAGATGGTCTTTTAAGAGAGGCATGGTCACTCGGAGATTGGGAATATTTCGAGCGAAGGAGAAATGATTATCCTATCCGTCTGGATATGGGACTCGTATAG
- a CDS encoding transglutaminase-like domain-containing protein — translation MQSSDSPYGTVPFPPDKIEDKFYQLEFSTSAERSKIIGEIASMIPWQVRVCEVADELKDPTLRVFARGVAPEVHSERITLRYVALAEKGHPNHYDDLEEGVFLLSSVIEPELSYPEFRTYLDRIALRVEELVDLNEDLASDDVKVHFLTRVLSQEEGFVGNHDEYEDPDNSFLHRVFIKKRGIPISLSVIYLLVAHRLRLPLYGVNMPLHFLLHFESNDYETYIDPYHGGVMLDRSTCIRFLKANGFQAHDRYFTHASSLTILKRMFRNLIHIYRKKENREMEKILSRHLLALDSKWKP, via the coding sequence ATGCAATCCTCCGACTCACCTTACGGAACAGTTCCTTTCCCACCCGATAAGATCGAGGATAAGTTTTATCAACTCGAGTTTTCAACCTCGGCGGAAAGATCTAAAATTATCGGTGAGATTGCCTCGATGATTCCCTGGCAGGTTCGAGTGTGCGAGGTCGCCGACGAGCTAAAAGATCCGACACTTCGCGTATTTGCGAGAGGGGTTGCACCCGAGGTTCATTCGGAACGCATAACGCTGCGTTATGTGGCATTGGCTGAAAAAGGACATCCGAACCACTACGACGATTTGGAGGAAGGGGTATTTCTGCTTTCCTCCGTGATAGAACCAGAATTATCCTATCCGGAATTCAGGACATATTTGGATCGAATCGCGCTCAGAGTGGAAGAGCTCGTGGATCTAAACGAGGATCTGGCCTCGGATGACGTTAAAGTGCATTTCCTCACTCGAGTCCTTTCCCAAGAGGAAGGTTTCGTAGGAAACCATGACGAATACGAAGATCCCGACAATTCCTTTTTGCACAGGGTCTTTATCAAGAAACGGGGAATCCCGATATCCTTATCCGTAATTTATCTGCTAGTGGCTCATAGACTTCGTCTGCCATTGTACGGAGTAAATATGCCGTTGCATTTTCTTTTACATTTTGAGTCCAACGATTATGAGACGTATATCGACCCCTATCACGGAGGCGTGATGCTGGATCGTTCAACTTGCATTCGTTTCTTAAAAGCTAACGGCTTTCAAGCTCACGATCGATATTTTACTCATGCAAGCTCCCTCACGATCTTAAAGAGGATGTTCCGGAATTTGATACATATCTACCGAAAGAAGGAAAATCGTGAGATGGAAAAGATCCTTTCCCGACATCTTCTAGCGCTGGATAGTAAGTGGAAACCTTGA
- a CDS encoding polyprenyl synthetase family protein, giving the protein MKAKGLKDLLVRKFDKKLYEIIDEDLRLLAEIKDYTIRSGGKRIRPVLHYCMCRILGYKGEKYTDVGAIAELIHAASLLHDDVVDEAQTRRGVPSVGSKFGNKTAILAGDYLLACGIDHLNSLGSPSLMDLFTQVIKDLSISELIQMEWERNPKLDLGIYDRVVYGKTASLFGAVCQAAGILAETPKKSLKKLHEFGIRLGSLFQKQDDAIDYFQAGEQTGKIPLKDFKNGLYTYPVLKLLEHADKNDKKLTHSLFAKDDRNSQDEMVILSLLNRYNIRKTLNEEFQADVEELLRFLKGYPETPEGALVKEQFRKLTEV; this is encoded by the coding sequence GTGAAAGCCAAGGGATTGAAGGACCTCCTCGTCCGAAAGTTCGACAAAAAACTATATGAAATCATCGACGAGGATTTGCGTTTGCTCGCCGAAATTAAGGACTATACGATTCGTTCCGGAGGGAAGCGGATTCGACCCGTCCTGCATTATTGCATGTGCAGGATATTAGGATATAAAGGGGAAAAATATACGGACGTAGGAGCAATCGCGGAATTGATTCATGCAGCGAGCCTTTTGCACGACGACGTAGTGGACGAAGCGCAGACTAGGAGAGGAGTTCCTAGTGTAGGTTCTAAATTCGGAAATAAAACGGCCATTCTTGCAGGCGATTATTTATTGGCATGCGGGATCGATCATTTAAATAGTCTAGGATCACCATCATTGATGGATCTATTTACTCAGGTTATCAAAGATCTTTCCATCAGCGAACTTATTCAGATGGAATGGGAACGGAATCCGAAATTGGATTTAGGTATTTATGATCGAGTTGTCTACGGTAAAACCGCGTCGTTATTCGGGGCCGTCTGTCAGGCAGCGGGAATTCTTGCTGAGACACCCAAGAAAAGTCTAAAAAAATTGCATGAGTTCGGTATCCGCCTAGGTTCTCTTTTTCAAAAACAGGATGATGCAATCGATTACTTTCAGGCGGGAGAACAGACCGGAAAAATCCCCTTAAAGGATTTTAAAAACGGTTTATATACTTATCCTGTCCTAAAGCTTCTTGAACACGCGGATAAGAACGATAAAAAATTGACTCATTCCCTTTTTGCAAAGGATGACCGTAATAGCCAGGATGAAATGGTAATCCTTTCTTTGCTCAATAGGTATAATATTCGTAAAACCTTAAATGAGGAATTCCAGGCTGATGTCGAGGAACTCTTGAGATTTTTAAAGGGGTACCCTGAGACTCCTGAAGGGGCCCTGGTTAAGGAACAGTTCCGGAAGCTGACCGAAGTGTAG
- a CDS encoding transketolase, which produces MNDIKELKEFANNIRKNVIKMVTAAKSGHPGGPLGLADIYAVLYKKVLNHKPTDPEWEDRDRLILSNGHVCAVRYAAMAQSGFFPESELLTFRNINSRLQGHPSTRYLKGIESSSGSLGQGLSVSVGIALGARLAKKNYTVYACISDGECGEGMTWEAAQSAAHYKTDNLIAFMDKNGIQIDGFTKDVMNLEPLDKKFAAFGWNVIEADGHDIAAILSAFEKAKSHKGSPTIILFTTVLGKGVSFMENNPAWHGTPPNAEQEKKALEELDALSV; this is translated from the coding sequence ATGAACGATATCAAAGAACTAAAAGAATTCGCCAATAACATACGCAAGAATGTGATCAAGATGGTCACTGCGGCCAAGTCAGGCCACCCGGGAGGTCCCCTTGGCCTTGCCGATATCTATGCCGTTCTTTATAAGAAGGTTTTGAATCACAAACCTACCGATCCGGAATGGGAAGATAGAGATCGTTTGATTCTTTCCAACGGTCACGTTTGTGCCGTCCGTTATGCTGCAATGGCTCAATCGGGTTTCTTTCCCGAGTCCGAATTATTGACGTTTCGAAATATCAACTCGAGATTGCAAGGCCACCCTTCTACTCGCTATCTCAAAGGAATCGAAAGTTCGTCCGGATCTTTGGGTCAAGGTCTTTCGGTTTCGGTAGGGATCGCACTCGGAGCGCGTTTGGCTAAAAAGAATTACACCGTTTATGCCTGTATCTCGGATGGAGAATGCGGAGAGGGAATGACTTGGGAAGCCGCGCAATCAGCAGCACATTATAAGACCGATAATTTGATCGCATTCATGGATAAGAACGGGATTCAGATCGACGGCTTTACGAAAGACGTCATGAACTTGGAACCTCTGGACAAAAAATTTGCCGCTTTCGGTTGGAACGTCATCGAAGCGGACGGCCACGACATCGCCGCAATTCTTTCGGCTTTCGAAAAAGCGAAATCTCATAAAGGATCTCCGACGATCATCCTCTTTACCACCGTACTTGGGAAAGGAGTCTCTTTCATGGAGAATAACCCGGCTTGGCATGGAACTCCACCAAATGCAGAGCAGGAAAAAAAGGCATTGGAAGAACTGGACGCCCTTAGCGTTTAA
- a CDS encoding apolipoprotein N-acyltransferase, with protein MTFFPKNPLRLFLSAFGISLGLLFGMEPFGFFLAGGVSAISAYLFFIELKEWPQKFQILWLLLLSQILNFTIFFWIPSSISAISGAGGFISWILFLIYGFFSHVKLFLSFYGWKFSVDLYKKYRNNKSELLRLEWFLFPIWGIIGDIVTPQLFPWFWGNLAEGNLSFSQTAAATGVYGVGFFLLLGGASIVSLQNSNLRKLGILGIVFFGLIWTLGGYRLLTAPDYRVPNTTPNVENNLLKLSAIMIQPNTSPAKREFAENPEYIGQAMSRNLEMALSSSLENVPPPDLIFFPESAIPFHGTDLNPNNVSSGVYSPTFHGLVLYLTYKTGADLLYNELNQSDEGLRNQVTLISSETREMQRYDKRRLLAFGEYLPFESAFPILRSLFKETSRYVQGGSPKPLLGTRSFYRVRQPSPPTPQEISAIQTPGNFPPSANSSSPEDSVQYQILPLICYEAMFPSLVIDSIREARKNEYTILANPTNDSWFSSRVEAWQHAGTSRFRAIEFGLSFVRPTVSGISFVVDPFGRALSTPIESGEIGTRAFLLPVTKLAQEGNTFYSRWGNLPFYLYSIIGVILFPFLNIFLFGKSAKK; from the coding sequence ATGACCTTCTTCCCGAAAAATCCCTTACGACTGTTTCTATCTGCGTTCGGGATTTCACTCGGATTACTTTTCGGAATGGAGCCTTTCGGTTTTTTTCTAGCCGGGGGCGTTTCCGCAATTAGCGCCTACTTATTTTTTATAGAGTTAAAGGAATGGCCGCAGAAATTTCAGATTCTTTGGCTATTGCTACTCTCTCAAATTTTAAATTTCACCATATTCTTCTGGATTCCATCTTCGATCTCAGCCATCTCGGGAGCGGGGGGATTTATTTCCTGGATTCTCTTTTTAATCTACGGTTTTTTTTCCCACGTAAAACTATTTTTGTCCTTTTATGGCTGGAAATTTTCCGTCGACCTCTATAAGAAATATCGCAATAACAAATCGGAACTTCTTCGCCTAGAATGGTTCCTATTTCCGATTTGGGGAATCATAGGAGATATCGTAACGCCGCAATTATTTCCTTGGTTCTGGGGAAATTTGGCCGAAGGGAATCTGTCTTTCTCCCAGACCGCCGCCGCTACAGGAGTATACGGAGTGGGCTTCTTCCTTCTCCTGGGCGGCGCAAGTATTGTTTCATTACAAAATTCAAATTTACGAAAACTAGGCATTCTCGGGATCGTGTTCTTCGGACTTATATGGACTCTCGGGGGATATCGATTATTAACCGCCCCCGATTATAGAGTACCGAATACCACACCCAACGTGGAAAACAATTTGCTTAAGCTTTCGGCGATCATGATTCAGCCGAATACTTCCCCTGCTAAACGTGAATTTGCGGAAAATCCCGAGTATATCGGGCAGGCGATGAGTAGAAATCTGGAAATGGCTTTATCCTCTTCTTTGGAGAATGTCCCGCCTCCGGATCTTATCTTTTTTCCTGAATCGGCGATTCCATTTCATGGAACTGACCTGAATCCGAATAATGTTTCGTCGGGTGTATATTCTCCTACATTTCACGGACTCGTATTATACTTAACTTATAAAACCGGAGCGGATTTATTATACAACGAATTAAATCAATCCGATGAAGGATTGAGAAATCAAGTCACTTTGATCTCTTCCGAAACGAGAGAAATGCAACGTTATGATAAACGTCGCCTATTAGCGTTCGGCGAATATTTACCGTTCGAATCCGCCTTTCCTATCCTAAGAAGTCTATTTAAAGAAACATCTAGGTATGTCCAAGGTGGAAGTCCTAAACCGCTTTTAGGAACGCGCTCGTTTTACCGTGTTCGGCAGCCATCCCCGCCCACGCCACAGGAAATTTCTGCGATCCAAACTCCGGGAAACTTTCCTCCTTCAGCGAATTCCTCTTCTCCCGAAGATAGTGTTCAATACCAGATCCTACCGCTGATTTGCTACGAAGCTATGTTCCCTTCACTTGTGATAGATTCGATTCGCGAAGCTCGCAAAAATGAATATACGATTTTGGCAAATCCTACGAACGATTCTTGGTTTTCGTCAAGAGTGGAAGCCTGGCAGCACGCTGGTACTTCCCGTTTTCGAGCGATAGAATTCGGTTTAAGCTTTGTCCGACCGACGGTTAGCGGGATCTCCTTCGTAGTCGATCCGTTTGGCAGAGCCTTGAGCACTCCTATAGAATCGGGAGAAATCGGAACTAGAGCTTTTCTCTTACCGGTAACTAAACTCGCTCAGGAAGGAAATACATTTTACTCACGATGGGGCAATCTTCCGTTTTACCTCTATTCGATCATCGGTGTGATTCTATTCCCTTTTTTGAATATTTTTCTTTTCGGAAAGAGCGCAAAAAAATAG
- a CDS encoding MBL fold metallo-hydrolase, producing the protein MKVYKYDSIPEVVEIGDGILKTEIPQPFYAPNNIYILPDGEPALIDSGYLANLGMLQKALRKVGLNLSKIKHIFYTHNHLDHLSAILTIRYYTDAKLYAMKGMATGIGNYLEYVEVFNRASKRLVYKGHRSPEDRKREIVRLEAGNENLRMTLSRGDRIQPILKFDVELVEGDVIHAGGRDIGFLHTPGHNLWHLTPYILEENIFFMGDLVLQNISSIYAEIDGNLEDYYRSLDRISKMSIRRLLPAHGPEPEDPKKAIKLLFKTLQILERGIIRRLKEKEYDLSSLTHEAMGEKVAHSGYYNTAMAILHSMVRKFVEKGWVEVIETEPPYETYRWIGDASA; encoded by the coding sequence TTGAAAGTCTATAAGTATGATTCAATCCCAGAGGTAGTCGAAATCGGAGACGGTATCCTCAAAACCGAAATTCCCCAACCGTTTTACGCTCCCAATAATATTTACATTCTTCCGGACGGAGAACCTGCACTAATAGATTCGGGATATCTCGCAAATCTCGGAATGCTTCAAAAAGCGCTTCGAAAAGTCGGTTTGAATTTAAGCAAAATAAAGCATATCTTCTATACCCATAATCATCTGGATCATCTTAGTGCAATACTTACGATTCGTTATTATACCGACGCTAAGCTGTATGCGATGAAAGGAATGGCCACCGGTATCGGCAATTATTTGGAATACGTGGAAGTATTCAATAGAGCTTCCAAACGACTCGTTTATAAAGGACACCGATCTCCCGAGGATCGTAAACGGGAAATCGTTCGTTTGGAAGCGGGTAATGAAAATTTACGGATGACCTTAAGTCGCGGAGATCGAATACAACCTATTCTGAAATTCGATGTGGAATTGGTGGAAGGGGATGTAATTCATGCAGGGGGTAGGGATATCGGATTTTTACACACTCCAGGTCATAATCTCTGGCATCTGACTCCCTATATATTGGAGGAAAATATTTTCTTTATGGGAGATCTGGTTTTACAGAATATTTCTTCTATTTATGCCGAGATCGACGGTAATCTCGAGGATTATTATAGATCTCTTGATAGAATTTCTAAAATGTCGATCCGCCGATTGCTACCAGCGCATGGGCCGGAGCCTGAAGATCCGAAAAAGGCGATCAAATTATTGTTTAAGACCTTACAGATACTGGAAAGAGGTATCATTCGCAGATTAAAGGAAAAGGAATATGATCTTTCTAGTCTGACCCATGAAGCAATGGGCGAAAAGGTCGCTCATTCCGGTTACTATAATACCGCAATGGCAATCCTGCATTCGATGGTGCGAAAATTCGTCGAAAAAGGGTGGGTCGAAGTCATCGAAACGGAACCACCGTATGAAACTTATCGATGGATCGGGGATGCTTCGGCATAG
- a CDS encoding LIC10920 family plasminogen-binding lipoprotein, with protein sequence MGTLAGFFRSDHLIPGVIKPRDFILDPALPMIDTRTMGSLTMLDRLANLKKKQLYLVGSLLLFTLSCEHHNSTKSDLTVTSTDGSVNFSIHGSLDKTKTPNCGTGSPYTASSTTGGTSTTTTTTSTSSGSSNTQFTVISRLYYTTGDYVYLKFLYDSTQNQGQIDSQQGFSYSGSLTAKPLVANYGKIAWGGSGVPIDTSVSGSQALSYLTVTLDLVGNVVASGSAGLSLTQCYTVDFINCTSATSSSMCYTQNGQQCFNSQSVSGVSVSIKGDVNCTSQSIPAGTSTTTQ encoded by the coding sequence ATGGGAACCTTAGCCGGATTCTTTAGGTCAGATCATTTGATTCCAGGCGTTATAAAACCCAGGGATTTCATTCTTGACCCTGCCTTACCGATGATTGATACTAGAACTATGGGATCCCTTACGATGCTCGACCGACTCGCGAATCTGAAAAAAAAACAACTATATCTAGTCGGCAGCCTGCTACTTTTTACTCTCTCCTGCGAGCACCACAACTCGACTAAATCCGACTTAACGGTAACTTCTACGGACGGTTCGGTCAACTTTAGCATTCACGGGAGCTTGGATAAAACCAAAACTCCTAACTGCGGAACCGGATCTCCGTATACGGCAAGCAGCACGACAGGTGGGACCTCGACGACTACGACGACTACATCGACTTCGTCCGGTTCATCGAATACGCAATTTACCGTAATCAGCAGGCTTTATTATACGACCGGAGATTACGTTTATTTAAAGTTCCTGTATGATAGTACTCAAAACCAGGGACAAATAGATTCCCAACAAGGATTCTCTTATTCGGGAAGTTTAACCGCAAAACCTCTTGTCGCGAATTACGGAAAAATCGCCTGGGGCGGAAGCGGTGTGCCGATAGATACGTCCGTATCCGGTTCTCAAGCGCTTTCCTATTTAACGGTGACTCTCGATCTGGTCGGGAACGTCGTAGCCAGTGGGAGTGCCGGTTTGTCCCTCACACAATGTTATACCGTCGACTTTATCAATTGTACTTCGGCAACTTCGTCTAGTATGTGTTATACGCAGAATGGACAGCAATGTTTCAATTCGCAATCAGTATCGGGTGTAAGCGTTTCCATTAAAGGAGACGTAAATTGCACTAGCCAGTCGATTCCTGCAGGAACTTCTACAACCACCCAATAA
- a CDS encoding LBF_2804 family protein, translated as MEARKDFFPEYKPGLLERWGINILQDYVRQEERKNGPNIGQIPTDFFPESNRIIRWVTFWATHAGFWTTCGIILIEKLFPESPEFLSPVFIEKWTYAGLALLFGTILEFYILYKLGLWGAYRLTSLAGMELEDDPELLTGNVNLLARMALEIPDPDLKLLGIDPLRLTDKRSFLVATFLYKAKVLLSNLLAKIVLRKILARNSLRVYTDFIAAPITAIWDGVVIYSILSELRIRLISRVLAREITEQILERKDFLSTNAKLAFLSAVGNSVVFTQRFHPNLEYLLVKLFKAFDIASDATTFDDLETFRILIQNLEESEKEACLRLLCLACSFDGKLSSFETKHIKRILGKEAEPRLALIAELSRYIRSGNLEACREKSNLFS; from the coding sequence ATGGAAGCCAGAAAAGACTTTTTCCCCGAATATAAGCCGGGTCTTTTGGAACGATGGGGAATCAATATTCTCCAAGATTATGTCCGACAAGAAGAAAGGAAGAACGGACCTAACATCGGGCAAATCCCTACGGATTTTTTTCCGGAAAGTAACCGAATCATTCGCTGGGTTACATTTTGGGCAACGCACGCGGGTTTTTGGACTACATGCGGCATCATTCTCATCGAAAAGCTTTTTCCGGAATCTCCTGAATTCCTTTCTCCCGTCTTTATAGAAAAATGGACATACGCCGGGTTGGCGCTGCTATTCGGAACGATATTAGAATTCTATATTCTGTATAAGCTCGGGTTATGGGGAGCGTATCGATTGACGAGTTTAGCGGGAATGGAATTGGAAGACGACCCTGAACTATTGACGGGGAACGTAAATCTTTTGGCAAGAATGGCTTTGGAAATTCCCGATCCGGATTTAAAACTTTTGGGAATCGATCCGTTACGACTAACGGATAAGAGAAGTTTTCTCGTAGCGACCTTTTTGTACAAAGCCAAAGTTCTTCTTTCTAATTTGCTAGCAAAAATAGTTCTACGCAAAATTCTCGCGAGAAATTCGCTGCGAGTCTATACGGACTTTATCGCGGCTCCAATCACCGCAATATGGGACGGGGTAGTTATATATTCCATTCTTTCCGAATTGAGAATTCGATTGATTTCAAGAGTTTTAGCGAGGGAGATAACCGAGCAAATTTTGGAAAGAAAAGATTTCCTAAGTACGAATGCGAAGCTGGCATTTTTATCGGCTGTCGGGAATTCGGTCGTTTTTACTCAAAGATTTCACCCGAATCTAGAGTATCTGCTAGTAAAACTTTTCAAAGCTTTCGATATCGCGTCTGATGCGACAACCTTTGACGATTTAGAAACGTTTAGGATTCTGATTCAAAATTTGGAGGAATCGGAAAAGGAGGCTTGTTTGAGATTGTTGTGCCTTGCTTGTTCCTTTGATGGAAAGCTATCCTCTTTTGAAACAAAACATATTAAGCGAATTCTGGGAAAAGAAGCCGAACCGCGTTTGGCATTAATAGCCGAACTTTCGCGTTATATCCGCTCGGGTAATTTAGAGGCTTGTCGTGAAAAGAGTAACCTATTTTCTTAG
- a CDS encoding lipase secretion chaperone, whose amino-acid sequence MLERIKQLPRIVWLSAIGIFLLLLVIFILWEPTSKSGGFGNSQDTLDGFTISRNDAGEWTLNPEIVDTSRSIYKDGEWLSYDDILKFTASGELDLVSELWALRRRCPEGYTVDQCNEVVKAFLLDHYPGAAGEKLMALFRKYLTYEQVLRSFEMPKDLKQDETYELIKKKRREVFSEQDAKLIFGLEESERQYQFGLSHFLNETKNVSGDQRIKRYENYRKDVYGNYYDTVVKREPKFNKYETELFLRETDMNKMVAAQKDSQLRSIREKYFGKDGADRIEKVYKDIEIQKTKELETDKEEQTWLKANPSAKPAEREKAISAIRTRILGSQDAEEYGRRKALEEDQKRLNLK is encoded by the coding sequence ATGTTAGAACGAATCAAACAACTCCCCCGCATCGTTTGGCTATCAGCCATCGGCATTTTTTTATTACTTCTCGTCATTTTTATCCTATGGGAACCGACCTCCAAAAGCGGCGGCTTCGGAAATAGCCAAGACACCTTGGATGGATTCACAATCTCCCGAAACGATGCCGGCGAATGGACCCTTAATCCCGAAATCGTGGATACTTCGCGTAGTATTTATAAAGACGGAGAGTGGTTATCGTACGATGATATTTTAAAATTCACCGCTTCGGGCGAACTGGATCTGGTTTCGGAGCTATGGGCACTGCGCAGACGCTGTCCGGAAGGTTACACCGTCGACCAGTGCAACGAAGTAGTAAAAGCGTTTCTCTTAGACCACTATCCCGGTGCCGCAGGAGAAAAACTAATGGCGTTATTCAGAAAGTATCTCACCTACGAGCAAGTGCTGCGATCATTCGAGATGCCAAAAGATCTGAAGCAGGATGAGACGTACGAACTTATCAAAAAGAAACGACGGGAAGTATTTTCCGAGCAGGATGCCAAACTTATTTTCGGCCTAGAAGAATCCGAACGGCAATACCAGTTCGGACTTTCTCATTTTTTGAATGAAACGAAAAACGTTTCGGGAGATCAGAGGATCAAACGATACGAAAATTATAGAAAAGACGTCTACGGAAACTATTATGATACGGTAGTAAAGAGAGAACCGAAGTTTAACAAGTACGAAACGGAATTATTCCTAAGAGAGACCGACATGAATAAGATGGTAGCGGCCCAAAAAGATTCGCAGCTTCGGTCCATACGGGAAAAATATTTCGGAAAAGACGGCGCGGATCGGATCGAAAAAGTTTATAAGGATATTGAAATACAAAAGACGAAGGAATTGGAAACCGATAAGGAAGAGCAAACTTGGTTAAAAGCTAATCCGAGCGCAAAACCGGCCGAAAGAGAAAAAGCGATATCCGCAATTCGAACCCGCATCTTGGGATCTCAAGACGCCGAGGAATACGGACGTAGAAAAGCTCTTGAAGAAGATCAAAAACGATTAAATCTCAAATGA
- a CDS encoding ribonuclease H-like domain-containing protein, with the protein MLQHTFCHLPGINTVEEGNLWQRGILNWESLREELLLKAKSPEDTYSRLVLDSIEFSKKELERNNWDYFFFALPNDQKWRLFPHVRSRLLYLDIETSGLSREDFITVVGTYDGVTFKEFLRGRDMDDFPEKIHSTHILVSYNGVAFDVPFIEKEFGRKFKNRHFDLMYLLRSLGYRGGLKGCEKALGIVRNLPFEVNGADAVRLWWQYVQYDDLEALDLLLRYNREDVMHLELLFIKAYNLKLQQTPFYGEVIQEDAPS; encoded by the coding sequence TTGTTACAGCATACGTTTTGTCACCTCCCCGGTATCAACACCGTCGAGGAAGGAAACCTTTGGCAAAGGGGAATTTTAAATTGGGAGTCTCTTCGAGAGGAGTTACTTTTAAAAGCTAAATCTCCCGAAGACACATATTCCAGATTGGTATTAGATTCTATCGAGTTTTCGAAAAAAGAACTGGAGAGAAATAACTGGGACTACTTTTTCTTTGCTCTTCCTAATGATCAAAAATGGCGACTCTTTCCTCATGTTCGATCTCGGCTTCTTTACCTGGATATTGAAACGAGCGGACTTTCACGCGAGGACTTTATCACGGTAGTCGGAACATATGACGGAGTTACGTTTAAGGAATTTCTGCGCGGACGGGATATGGACGACTTCCCGGAAAAGATTCACTCCACGCATATTCTTGTCAGCTATAATGGCGTAGCTTTCGACGTCCCTTTTATCGAAAAAGAATTCGGACGAAAATTTAAAAATCGACATTTCGATTTAATGTATCTTTTACGCAGTCTAGGCTATCGAGGCGGTTTAAAGGGTTGTGAGAAAGCATTAGGAATCGTTAGAAATCTTCCCTTCGAAGTTAACGGTGCGGATGCCGTAAGACTCTGGTGGCAGTATGTTCAGTATGACGATTTGGAAGCTCTCGATTTATTGTTGCGATATAATCGAGAAGACGTCATGCATCTCGAACTCTTATTCATCAAAGCCTATAATTTAAAATTACAACAAACTCCTTTTTATGGAGAAGTAATTCAGGAAGATGCTCCCTCTTAA